A segment of the Vibrio aquimaris genome:
TGGTCTGAAAAAAGAATAAAGTGGTGATATGTAAGATATTAAGTTGTTTAATACAAATAATATCGACTTAAAGTTATCTGAAATTAAAAAAGAGTTTGTGGTTAAGTGTTGGTTGGAGTGACAATGATGGAGGCTACATTGTTCATCGTCATGGCTGCTTCCCGTATTGCTAGTTTCAAAATCGGTACTGGAAGTTTCAAGGTGTATATGGTGTGATATGTTTAAATTATCAATAAGATTTTTGGCAGTTACAGAGGAAAGAGATATCATAGTAACAAATATCATAATAAATATCTTTCTTGATATTCTACACATCTAAAACCCACTCTTTTAGCTAGATATATCTTAGCAATAACAACGAAAATTATAGGTAATTAACTTTTTAGTAAATAGATAGTATGGCTTATATAATTATGATTATCTTTTGAAGCTAAAGTTCCTAAGTAAAAGTAATTTATGGAAAATAAAGTTATTTTGTGATTATTACCCAACAAATAAATCTTGGTAAAAATAAAGTAATTAGCTATTGCTGTTTGAGGGTTAGTGAAAAGTACAATGAGTCTTGGCCTAGTATAAGTAAGTCAAATGGCATTGTACTTTGCAACGAATTACTCACCATCCACCATAAACGCTTCTAGCAAGTCATTAAGGAAGAGTTTGCCTTTTTCTGTGACTTGCCAGTGTGTCTCGCTTTCGCTGATGTAGTTCATACTGATAGCCCAATCCATGGGTTTTCTTATTGCTTCAAAGCTAAGGCCTGTCGTGTTAAGAAAATCTTGCTTAGGGCAAGCTTCGAGAAGGCGGAAGCGGTTCATAAAAAACTCAAATGGCCGATCGTCTAGTGCCACTTCTTCCTCATTGTAGAGGTAGGGCTTAACCATATTATCATAAGCGGCGAGGTAGCCTTTAGGATGCTTGATTTTAGTCGTGCGAATGATTCGTCCATCAGCAAAACTAAGCTTACCGTGAGCCCCGCAACCAATACCTAAGTAATCGCCAAAGCGCCAATAATTGAGGTTATGTTGGCACTGATGATCAGGCTTACTGTAACCAGAGATTTCATACTGCACGTAGCCAGCCTCGGTAAGCTTTTGGTGTCCTTGTTCGAAAATATCCCACAAGGCATCGTCGTCAGGTAAGGTTGGGCGCTTGTAATGAAATAGTGTATTGGGTTCAATCGTCAATTGATACCAAGACAAATGAGGTGGTGACAGTTCAATTGCTTTCTCTAGGTCGTTTAAGGCTTGGTCAAGTGACTGATCCGGTAGACCATGCATTAAGTCGAGATTAAAGCTGTGTAAGCCTATTTTATGAGCCAGTTTGGCCGCATTTACGGCTTCGTCTTGACCATGAATACGACCAAGTTTGGTGAGTTTGGACTGCTCAAAGCTCTGCACGCCAACGGATATGCGCGTGATGCCTGCTTTTTGGTATCCTAAAAAGCGCTCAGCTTCAATCGTGCCCGGGTTGGCTTCCATGGTTATCTCAATACCAGATTTAAATGGAATTCTTGTTTCTATGCCTTGAAGTAGTTCGGCGATTCCCTTTGCAGAAAATAGGCTAGGGGTGCCACCACCGATAAAAATAGAGTGCAGTTGTCTCGGGTTCGAGCTGATTTGATAACGTTCTATGTCTGTATCGAGATCTTGCAGCAGTGCAGCAATATAATCTTGTTCTGGGATATCCGCTTTTAGTGCGTGAGAGTTAAAGTCGCAGTAGGGGCACTTTTGTACACACCATGGAATGTGTATATAAAGGCTTAATGCTGGAGGTATTAATTGACTCATTTTAGGTAAGACTACAAAGGCTGCGCAGATAATTGACTAAAGAGCTTTTGTAGCGCTTTACCACGATGTGAAAGCTGTTTTTTGCGCTGTGGTTCAAGTTCTGCTGAGGCGCAGTTTTCTTCTGGAACAAAGAACACAGGATCGTAGCCAAAACCATTTTGACCATGAGTCTTTGTAAGGATTTTGCCTTCCCATGTGCCGTGACAGATAATTGGAGTTGGGTCGAGTTCATGGCGCATCAACACTAGAACGCAGTGAAAACGAGCACTTCGCTGCTCCTCAGGGACATTCTGCATAGCGGCAAGTAACTTATCGATATTTTGTCTATCTGTCGCCTCTTCCCCTGCATAACGAGCAGAGTAAACGCCAGGTGCGCCATTGAGAAAATCGACTTCTAACCCTGAATCATCAGCGATCGCAGGCAGCCCTGTTTCTTTGGCGGCATGTCGAGCTTTGATGATGGCGTTTTCAATAAATGTTGTACCCGTTTCAGCGACCTCTGAAACTTCAAATTCGCTTTGAGCGACCACATCAAACCCAAAATCAGCGATCAGGTCAGCCATCTCCCGAACTTTACCTTGATTACCAGTGGCGAGGACAATTTTGTTTTTATTCATGATTTTGCCTTAGAAGTAGCCTTTATGCTTATTCTTCTACATAAAATTTTTGGGAGAACTTTAACCTTCCAGTGCCTTTATTACCAGCATTGATGTCAATATCGAAAGTTAGATTCTCTTGATCAGAAATAGAAAACTCGGCCAAATAGTATATGGCACTGCCTTCTTTAACTTGGGTAAATTCAAGAGGTTTGATTTGACCAATCAGATTTTTCGCCTGTCCTTTTACTTTGGCGGTTATCGCAGGCTTCCCTGCTTGGTAAGTATCTAGAACACTGATGTTTAGAATGGCGGAGTAACCATTACGCTTAAGTTGGTAGCTGCTGGCAACTTGTGGAGTAAGGAAAGTTGAGTTGAAGGCTGAGTAATGAACTTCAATTTCTTTGATGTTTTTGAATTGTCCAGCAAAGCTTGGCAGAGCAAATAAACTCGCGAGTGTTAGAATGATCCATGTTTTCATTTATTCTTCCTAAATAACTAATTTATATCGATAGCCGAGACACTTCTGTCCGATGATACACAGGTGAACAAAGCTTCTCATCCATAATATACGGCTTTACAAATACGCTAGGTCAATAAAGAAAAAGCCATCTTGCGATGACTTTTCTATCAAAATTGTTTGGTGTATGTGTTGGTTACAGTTGGTACCAAATTGAGCCGATAAGATCGCCCATTAAGAAGTTAGCGAACTGCAAGCCAATAAAAAGGACTAATACACTTAAATCAAATCCACCCATGGCTGGGATGATGCGTCTAATTGGTGCAAGCATAGGTTCAGTTAATTGATGGAACACATACTCAATTGGGCTGCGACCTTGACTGACCCAACTTAAAATTGCACGAATGAGCAGTACCCAGAATAATAACCCACCCGCAGCTTTAATCAGAGAAAGCAGTCCTAGGTATAAGAAATCGGCACTAAAAGATACTGAGCCGCTGGAGGCGATAAATATAATCGCCACAAACTTCAGAATGCACAGTACATAAGCAAAGAACACGGTAGCAAGATCGATACTACCCACCGAAGGTATGACTCGGCGAAGTGGTGCAACCACAGGTTGAGTCGCTTTAACAATAAACTGTGAAAACGGGTTGTAGAAATCTGCGCGTGCAGCCTGCAACCAAATACGTAAGATCACTACCATAATGTAGAGATCAAACAGGGTGGAAATTAGAAAACTCATTGAATTCATAGATTACCCTTAATTTCATAGAGCGCAAGGCTCAGAAGATTAAAACTGTTGTTCCATTTCTTCGGCACGTGCAACTGCAGCCTGCATAGCTTTTGACACTATATCCGAAAGTTGGTGTTGATTAAATGTGCGCAATGCTTCTGCTGTCGTTCCACCTTTTGACGTTACTTGCTCTCGTAGCGTCGATAACTCAATATCTGGGTTGGCAACGACCATGTGCGCGGCACCTAAAGCAGATTGCTGAACCAGCTCTCGCGCGGTGTGTTTATCAAAACCTTGTGCAATAGCTTCAGCTTGCATGGCTTCTAAGAACAAAAAGAAGTAGGCAGGCGCACTTCCGGCTGCTGCAATAACATTATTGATACCGCTCTCTTTTTGTACCCAGCAAGTTTTGCCTACCGCGCTCATCAAAGTGTTAGCGAAAGCCTTATCCGATTCACTGACTTGCGTTGGTGCAAACATGCCGCTCATGCCTAGGCCAAGCTGTGAAGGCGTGTTTGGCATGACGCGAACAATGTTTAAGTTGTGATCTAGCATTTCACATAAACGCTGACAATTAATGCCAGCTGCAATCGAGATAACGAGTTTGTTTGACCAGTCTACAGGTCGCAGTGCAGAGCACACGTCTTGCATCATTTGCGGCTTGACGGATAATACCACGACATCGGCTTGCTCTGCGGCGGCAATATTGTCACTGGTGGTGTTAATTGAAAACTCTTGTTCTAGCGGCCTACGTCTTGTTTTTGAAGGTGCCGTTGCTGTGATGCAAGATGCCGAGTAGCCCCCCGCGACTAAACCAGAGACGATAGCCTTCACCATATTACCCGCGCCAATAAAGGCGATGTTTTTATGTTCCATTGTTACTCTTTCTATTTGGTTTGAGGCTTACTTTTGTAATCACGAGCCCCAAAAATCGCTGTCCCGATGCGTACCATAGTGCTACCTGCTTCAATTGCGGCCTCCATGTCTCCACTCATCCCCATAGATAGCGTATCTATGGGCAGATTCGGAAAGCGCTTGGCAAGAGCCTCTTTGAGTTCCGCCAAGTGAGTAAATGCAGCCAATTGTAAGTCATAACTAGCAACATTGGCAGGAATTGACATCAACCCTCTTAAAGTGAGGTTTGGTAGTGAAGAAATCAACTCCGCGAGCTGAAAGATTTCTTGCTCTTCACAGGCTCCTGATTTTGAATCTTCACTGCTGGTATTGACTTGAATAAGTACTTGCAGTGGGGGCAGGTCTTTTGGACGTTGATCGTTTAGCCGCTGGGCTATTTTCGCTCTATCTATGGTATGCACCCATGCAAAGCTTTCCGCAACAAGGCGAGTTTTATTGGACTGTATCGGTCCAATAAAGTGCCACTCTAGAGCTAAATCTGGATGGCGATTAGAAAAATAAGCAACTTTATCAACACCTTCCTGAACATAATTCTCCCCAAAGGCTACTTGGCCAGCGACAGCAGCTTCGAGAATTGCTTGTGTG
Coding sequences within it:
- the hemW gene encoding radical SAM family heme chaperone HemW, whose amino-acid sequence is MSQLIPPALSLYIHIPWCVQKCPYCDFNSHALKADIPEQDYIAALLQDLDTDIERYQISSNPRQLHSIFIGGGTPSLFSAKGIAELLQGIETRIPFKSGIEITMEANPGTIEAERFLGYQKAGITRISVGVQSFEQSKLTKLGRIHGQDEAVNAAKLAHKIGLHSFNLDLMHGLPDQSLDQALNDLEKAIELSPPHLSWYQLTIEPNTLFHYKRPTLPDDDALWDIFEQGHQKLTEAGYVQYEISGYSKPDHQCQHNLNYWRFGDYLGIGCGAHGKLSFADGRIIRTTKIKHPKGYLAAYDNMVKPYLYNEEEVALDDRPFEFFMNRFRLLEACPKQDFLNTTGLSFEAIRKPMDWAISMNYISESETHWQVTEKGKLFLNDLLEAFMVDGE
- a CDS encoding XTP/dITP diphosphatase, which gives rise to MNKNKIVLATGNQGKVREMADLIADFGFDVVAQSEFEVSEVAETGTTFIENAIIKARHAAKETGLPAIADDSGLEVDFLNGAPGVYSARYAGEEATDRQNIDKLLAAMQNVPEEQRSARFHCVLVLMRHELDPTPIICHGTWEGKILTKTHGQNGFGYDPVFFVPEENCASAELEPQRKKQLSHRGKALQKLFSQLSAQPL
- a CDS encoding DUF4426 domain-containing protein, with product MKTWIILTLASLFALPSFAGQFKNIKEIEVHYSAFNSTFLTPQVASSYQLKRNGYSAILNISVLDTYQAGKPAITAKVKGQAKNLIGQIKPLEFTQVKEGSAIYYLAEFSISDQENLTFDIDINAGNKGTGRLKFSQKFYVEE
- a CDS encoding YggT family protein, yielding MNSMSFLISTLFDLYIMVVILRIWLQAARADFYNPFSQFIVKATQPVVAPLRRVIPSVGSIDLATVFFAYVLCILKFVAIIFIASSGSVSFSADFLYLGLLSLIKAAGGLLFWVLLIRAILSWVSQGRSPIEYVFHQLTEPMLAPIRRIIPAMGGFDLSVLVLFIGLQFANFLMGDLIGSIWYQL
- the proC gene encoding pyrroline-5-carboxylate reductase; protein product: MEHKNIAFIGAGNMVKAIVSGLVAGGYSASCITATAPSKTRRRPLEQEFSINTTSDNIAAAEQADVVVLSVKPQMMQDVCSALRPVDWSNKLVISIAAGINCQRLCEMLDHNLNIVRVMPNTPSQLGLGMSGMFAPTQVSESDKAFANTLMSAVGKTCWVQKESGINNVIAAAGSAPAYFFLFLEAMQAEAIAQGFDKHTARELVQQSALGAAHMVVANPDIELSTLREQVTSKGGTTAEALRTFNQHQLSDIVSKAMQAAVARAEEMEQQF
- a CDS encoding YggS family pyridoxal phosphate-dependent enzyme, which codes for MSSIEQNIEQISSQMRMAQQKCGRPMGSVQLLAVSKTKPTQAILEAAVAGQVAFGENYVQEGVDKVAYFSNRHPDLALEWHFIGPIQSNKTRLVAESFAWVHTIDRAKIAQRLNDQRPKDLPPLQVLIQVNTSSEDSKSGACEEQEIFQLAELISSLPNLTLRGLMSIPANVASYDLQLAAFTHLAELKEALAKRFPNLPIDTLSMGMSGDMEAAIEAGSTMVRIGTAIFGARDYKSKPQTK